Proteins co-encoded in one Parus major isolate Abel chromosome 17, Parus_major1.1, whole genome shotgun sequence genomic window:
- the GOLGA1 gene encoding golgin subfamily A member 1 isoform X5 produces the protein MFAKLKKKIAEEAAVAPRPGGAARIPRSVSKESITSVGADSGDDFASDGSSSREDLSSQLLRRNEQIRKLEVKLSDYADQIRNLQKIKEKLENALEKHQDSSMRKFQEQNEAHQASRAKMAEGMALALEKKDKEWMEKLGQVEKEKKMLQTQLQEMREQSLNLFQKRDEIDELEGFQQQEIAKVKHMLLKKEESLSRTEQELEAHAQELTRAQAELQEARSESSGLRKDLQDLQQQFLELEARRDELMTAETNAENKITALELREQELQTVIQQLSVDLQNARVAGSGCEKRLEMLQVEHESLKVEYEQQKQKMTFEFAEKDKFTEQLQEKVSSLEKKLERNLSGDEHVRELLKEKAALEQRLEESRQQVLTDRTRHSEAVNRLETQNKELEEKLQIATETLKKSKEVAADRDLKIQKLQTDLEDERNQLQQQILSEKHQYDQKVTGLESQIGALEKAWELDKTTTQHRISQLEKENENLKRSKEEYESSLKQQESELNRLKNEMSSRETVSVEIAKALEETRKQREELQQQVSHLNVLIKEKDQLIDEKCDLLLKQKEKLNQLSQDHEAALLQVHQLQLDIEASQSQAVEKEETARKEIDELKLQVLEMEESTRVLNNEHFPSPENSVVEQNGEVAAADVIQLQKDNRELEQQIAEKNKMIKQLQQRMTELKKTLQKELKIRPESEVPELRANSEVPNASVTVTNNSDLNDSREINFEYLKHVVLKFMSCRESEAFHLIKAVSVLLNFSQEEENMLKETLEYKMSWFGSKPSPKGSIRPSISSPRTLWP, from the exons atgtttgcCAAATTGAAGAAGAAGATCGCAGAGGAGGCAGCGGTGGCTCCCAGGCCCGGAGGAGCCGCCCGCATCCCCAGGTCTGTCAGTAAGGAATCGATCACGTCTGTGGGAGCAGACTCCGGAGACGACTTT GCTTCTGATggaagcagctccagagagGATCTTTCATCCCAATTGTTGAgaagaaatgaacaaataagAAAACTGGAGGTGAAGCTGTCTG ATTATGCTGATCAGATCCGAAATCTGCAGAAGATAAAAGAGAAGCTTGAAAATGCATTAGAAAAGCATCAGGatt CCTCCATGAGGAAGTTTCAGGAGCAGAATGAAGCTCATCAGGCCAGTCGAGCCAAGATGGCTGAAGGAATGGCTTTGgccttggaaaaaaaggataaG GAGTGGATGGAAAAACTTGGTCAGGTTGAAAAG gaaaaaaaaatgcttcaaacaCAGTTACAAGAAATGAGGGAGCAGAGTTTGAACCTTTTCCAAAAACGAGATGAAATCGATGAACTGGAGGgctttcagcagcaggaaattgCCAAAGTTAAACACATG cttttgaaaaaggaagaatcTCTGAGCAGAACAGAACAGGAGCTCGAGGCACATGCTCAAGAACTGACGCGTGCCCAGGCGGAGCTGCAGGAGGCGAGGAGCGAGTCCTCGGGCCTGAGGAAGGATCTCCAGGACTTGCAGCAGCAGTTCCTGGAGCTGGAGGCTCGGAG agatGAACTAATGACAGCTGAgacaaatgcagaaaataagatCACTGCTCTGGAGTTAAGAGAACAGGAGCTACAAACTGTCATTCAGCAGCTTTCTGTAGACTTGCAAAAT GCTCGAGTGGCTGGTTCTGGTTGTGAGAAGAGACTGGAAATGTTACAAGTGGAGCATGAATCTCTGAAGGTGGAATATGAGCAACAGAAGCAAAAG atgACTTTTGAATTTGCTGAGAAAGATAAATTTACTgaacagctgcaggaaaaggtgTCTTCCCTGGAAAAAAAGCTAGAGAGAAATCTCTCAGGAGATGAACACGTGCGGGAGCTGCTCAAAGAG AAAGCTGCTCttgagcagaggctggaggagagcaggcagcaggtACTGACAGACAGGACACGGCACAGCGAGGCTGTGAACCGGTTGGAAACACAG AATAAAGAACTGGAAGAGAAACTACAGATTGCAACAGAAACAttgaaaaagagcaaagaagtAGCTGCTGACCGGGATCTGAAGATCCAGAAGCTA caaACTGATCTAGAGGATGAAAGAAATCAACTGCAGCAACAGATTTTAAGTGAGAAACATCAGTATGATCAGAAAGTTACTGGGCTGGAGTCTCAGATTGGTGCTCTTGAAAAGGCTTGGGAATTGGATAAAACAACAACTCAGCACAGGATT AGCCaattggaaaaggaaaatgaaaacctcAAGAGAAGCAAAGAAGAGTATGAGAGTTCTTTAAAACAACAGGAGTCTGAACTGAACAGGCTAAAG AATGAGAtgagcagcagagaaactgTCAGTGTGGAAATTGCCAAAGCACTGGAGGAAACACGGAAACAGAGAGAGGAATTGCAACAGCAG gtTTCACATCTGAATGTCCTAATAAAGGAGAAAGACCAGCTGATTGATGAAAAATGTGATCTGCTgctaaaacaaaaggaaaaactgaaccAACTCAGTCAAG ACCATGAAGCTGCCTTGCTGCAGGTGCATCAGTTACAGTTGGACATAGAAGCAAGTCAGAGCCAAGCAgtggagaaagaggaaacagcaagaaaagaaattgatGAGCTGAAGCTGCAG gtTTTAGAAATGGAGGAGTCAACGAGGGTCTTGAACAATGagcatttcccttctccagaaaACTCTGTGGTAGAACAGAACGGAGAGGTGGCAGCTGCAGATGTCATTCAACTTCAGAAGGATAACAGAGAGCTGGAACAGCAAATTGCTGAGAAAAACAAG ATGATAAAGCAGCTTCAGCAAAGAATGACAGAACTCAAGAAAACTCTCCAGAAAGAGCTG aaaataagGCCTGAGAGTGAGGTACCTGAGCTACGTGCAAATTCTGAAGTGCCTAATGCTTCTGTGACTGTCACCAACAACTCTGACTTGAACGACTCAAGGGAGATAAACTTCGAGTACCTTAAACACGTTGTACTAAAGTTCATGTCCTGCAGGGAATCTGAG GCATTCCATCTCATtaaagctgtgtctgtgttaCTGAATTTTtcacaagaggaagaaaacatgcTCAAAGAAACTCTGGAGTACAAG ATGTCCTGGTTTGGGTCAAAGCCATCTCCCAAAGGCAGCATCCGGCCCTCTATCTCAAGCCCAAGGACTCTGTGGCCTTAA
- the GOLGA1 gene encoding golgin subfamily A member 1 isoform X3: MFAKLKKKIAEEAAVAPRPGGAARIPRSVSKESITSVGADSGDDFASDGSSSREDLSSQLLRRNEQIRKLEVKLSDYADQIRNLQKIKEKLENALEKHQDSSMRKFQEQNEAHQASRAKMAEGMALALEKKDKEWMEKLGQVEKEKKMLQTQLQEMREQSLNLFQKRDEIDELEGFQQQEIAKVKHMLLKKEESLSRTEQELEAHAQELTRAQAELQEARSESSGLRKDLQDLQQQFLELEARRDELMTAETNAENKITALELREQELQTVIQQLSVDLQNARVAGSGCEKRLEMLQVEHESLKVEYEQQKQKMTFEFAEKDKFTEQLQEKVSSLEKKLERNLSGDEHVRELLKEKAALEQRLEESRQQVLTDRTRHSEAVNRLETQNKELEEKLQIATETLKKSKEVAADRDLKIQKLQTDLEDERNQLQQQILSEKHQYDQKVTGLESQIGALEKAWELDKTTTQHRISQLEKENENLKRSKEEYESSLKQQESELNRLKNEMSSRETVSVEIAKALEETRKQREELQQQVSHLNVLIKEKDQLIDEKCDLLLKQKEKLNQLSQDHEAALLQVHQLQLDIEASQSQAVEKEETARKEIDELKLQVQECLLAREHEKNVLEMEESTRVLNNEHFPSPENSVVEQNGEVAAADVIQLQKDNRELEQQIAEKNKMIKQLQQRMTELKKTLQKELKIRPESEVPELRANSEVPNASVTVTNNSDLNDSREINFEYLKHVVLKFMSCRESEAFHLIKAVSVLLNFSQEEENMLKETLEYKMSWFGSKPSPKGSIRPSISSPRTLWP; encoded by the exons atgtttgcCAAATTGAAGAAGAAGATCGCAGAGGAGGCAGCGGTGGCTCCCAGGCCCGGAGGAGCCGCCCGCATCCCCAGGTCTGTCAGTAAGGAATCGATCACGTCTGTGGGAGCAGACTCCGGAGACGACTTT GCTTCTGATggaagcagctccagagagGATCTTTCATCCCAATTGTTGAgaagaaatgaacaaataagAAAACTGGAGGTGAAGCTGTCTG ATTATGCTGATCAGATCCGAAATCTGCAGAAGATAAAAGAGAAGCTTGAAAATGCATTAGAAAAGCATCAGGatt CCTCCATGAGGAAGTTTCAGGAGCAGAATGAAGCTCATCAGGCCAGTCGAGCCAAGATGGCTGAAGGAATGGCTTTGgccttggaaaaaaaggataaG GAGTGGATGGAAAAACTTGGTCAGGTTGAAAAG gaaaaaaaaatgcttcaaacaCAGTTACAAGAAATGAGGGAGCAGAGTTTGAACCTTTTCCAAAAACGAGATGAAATCGATGAACTGGAGGgctttcagcagcaggaaattgCCAAAGTTAAACACATG cttttgaaaaaggaagaatcTCTGAGCAGAACAGAACAGGAGCTCGAGGCACATGCTCAAGAACTGACGCGTGCCCAGGCGGAGCTGCAGGAGGCGAGGAGCGAGTCCTCGGGCCTGAGGAAGGATCTCCAGGACTTGCAGCAGCAGTTCCTGGAGCTGGAGGCTCGGAG agatGAACTAATGACAGCTGAgacaaatgcagaaaataagatCACTGCTCTGGAGTTAAGAGAACAGGAGCTACAAACTGTCATTCAGCAGCTTTCTGTAGACTTGCAAAAT GCTCGAGTGGCTGGTTCTGGTTGTGAGAAGAGACTGGAAATGTTACAAGTGGAGCATGAATCTCTGAAGGTGGAATATGAGCAACAGAAGCAAAAG atgACTTTTGAATTTGCTGAGAAAGATAAATTTACTgaacagctgcaggaaaaggtgTCTTCCCTGGAAAAAAAGCTAGAGAGAAATCTCTCAGGAGATGAACACGTGCGGGAGCTGCTCAAAGAG AAAGCTGCTCttgagcagaggctggaggagagcaggcagcaggtACTGACAGACAGGACACGGCACAGCGAGGCTGTGAACCGGTTGGAAACACAG AATAAAGAACTGGAAGAGAAACTACAGATTGCAACAGAAACAttgaaaaagagcaaagaagtAGCTGCTGACCGGGATCTGAAGATCCAGAAGCTA caaACTGATCTAGAGGATGAAAGAAATCAACTGCAGCAACAGATTTTAAGTGAGAAACATCAGTATGATCAGAAAGTTACTGGGCTGGAGTCTCAGATTGGTGCTCTTGAAAAGGCTTGGGAATTGGATAAAACAACAACTCAGCACAGGATT AGCCaattggaaaaggaaaatgaaaacctcAAGAGAAGCAAAGAAGAGTATGAGAGTTCTTTAAAACAACAGGAGTCTGAACTGAACAGGCTAAAG AATGAGAtgagcagcagagaaactgTCAGTGTGGAAATTGCCAAAGCACTGGAGGAAACACGGAAACAGAGAGAGGAATTGCAACAGCAG gtTTCACATCTGAATGTCCTAATAAAGGAGAAAGACCAGCTGATTGATGAAAAATGTGATCTGCTgctaaaacaaaaggaaaaactgaaccAACTCAGTCAAG ACCATGAAGCTGCCTTGCTGCAGGTGCATCAGTTACAGTTGGACATAGAAGCAAGTCAGAGCCAAGCAgtggagaaagaggaaacagcaagaaaagaaattgatGAGCTGAAGCTGCAGGTACAGGAGTGCCTGTTGGCCAGAGAGCATGAGAAAAAT gtTTTAGAAATGGAGGAGTCAACGAGGGTCTTGAACAATGagcatttcccttctccagaaaACTCTGTGGTAGAACAGAACGGAGAGGTGGCAGCTGCAGATGTCATTCAACTTCAGAAGGATAACAGAGAGCTGGAACAGCAAATTGCTGAGAAAAACAAG ATGATAAAGCAGCTTCAGCAAAGAATGACAGAACTCAAGAAAACTCTCCAGAAAGAGCTG aaaataagGCCTGAGAGTGAGGTACCTGAGCTACGTGCAAATTCTGAAGTGCCTAATGCTTCTGTGACTGTCACCAACAACTCTGACTTGAACGACTCAAGGGAGATAAACTTCGAGTACCTTAAACACGTTGTACTAAAGTTCATGTCCTGCAGGGAATCTGAG GCATTCCATCTCATtaaagctgtgtctgtgttaCTGAATTTTtcacaagaggaagaaaacatgcTCAAAGAAACTCTGGAGTACAAG ATGTCCTGGTTTGGGTCAAAGCCATCTCCCAAAGGCAGCATCCGGCCCTCTATCTCAAGCCCAAGGACTCTGTGGCCTTAA
- the GOLGA1 gene encoding golgin subfamily A member 1 isoform X7: MFAKLKKKIAEEAAVAPRPGGAARIPRSVSKESITSVGADSGDDFASDGSSSREDLSSQLLRRNEQIRKLEVKLSDYADQIRNLQKIKEKLENALEKHQDSSMRKFQEQNEAHQASRAKMAEGMALALEKKDKEWMEKLGQVEKEKKMLQTQLQEMREQSLNLFQKRDEIDELEGFQQQEIAKVKHMLLKKEESLSRTEQELEAHAQELTRAQAELQEARSESSGLRKDLQDLQQQFLELEARRDELMTAETNAENKITALELREQELQTVIQQLSVDLQNARVAGSGCEKRLEMLQVEHESLKVEYEQQKQKMTFEFAEKDKFTEQLQEKVSSLEKKLERNLSGDEHVRELLKEKAALEQRLEESRQQVLTDRTRHSEAVNRLETQNKELEEKLQIATETLKKSKEVAADRDLKIQKLQTDLEDERNQLQQQILSEKHQYDQKVTGLESQIGALEKAWELDKTTTQHRISQLEKENENLKRSKEEYESSLKQQESELNRLKNEMSSRETVSVEIAKALEETRKQREELQQQVSHLNVLIKEKDQLIDEKCDLLLKQKEKLNQLSQDHEAALLQVHQLQLDIEASQSQAVEKEETARKEIDELKLQVQECLLAREHEKNVSAVGNPSCQTSQEKREVLEMEESTRVLNNEHFPSPENSVVEQNGEVAAADVIQLQKDNRELEQQIAEKNKMIKQLQQRMTELKKTLQKELFHAGLGTYTEH, translated from the exons atgtttgcCAAATTGAAGAAGAAGATCGCAGAGGAGGCAGCGGTGGCTCCCAGGCCCGGAGGAGCCGCCCGCATCCCCAGGTCTGTCAGTAAGGAATCGATCACGTCTGTGGGAGCAGACTCCGGAGACGACTTT GCTTCTGATggaagcagctccagagagGATCTTTCATCCCAATTGTTGAgaagaaatgaacaaataagAAAACTGGAGGTGAAGCTGTCTG ATTATGCTGATCAGATCCGAAATCTGCAGAAGATAAAAGAGAAGCTTGAAAATGCATTAGAAAAGCATCAGGatt CCTCCATGAGGAAGTTTCAGGAGCAGAATGAAGCTCATCAGGCCAGTCGAGCCAAGATGGCTGAAGGAATGGCTTTGgccttggaaaaaaaggataaG GAGTGGATGGAAAAACTTGGTCAGGTTGAAAAG gaaaaaaaaatgcttcaaacaCAGTTACAAGAAATGAGGGAGCAGAGTTTGAACCTTTTCCAAAAACGAGATGAAATCGATGAACTGGAGGgctttcagcagcaggaaattgCCAAAGTTAAACACATG cttttgaaaaaggaagaatcTCTGAGCAGAACAGAACAGGAGCTCGAGGCACATGCTCAAGAACTGACGCGTGCCCAGGCGGAGCTGCAGGAGGCGAGGAGCGAGTCCTCGGGCCTGAGGAAGGATCTCCAGGACTTGCAGCAGCAGTTCCTGGAGCTGGAGGCTCGGAG agatGAACTAATGACAGCTGAgacaaatgcagaaaataagatCACTGCTCTGGAGTTAAGAGAACAGGAGCTACAAACTGTCATTCAGCAGCTTTCTGTAGACTTGCAAAAT GCTCGAGTGGCTGGTTCTGGTTGTGAGAAGAGACTGGAAATGTTACAAGTGGAGCATGAATCTCTGAAGGTGGAATATGAGCAACAGAAGCAAAAG atgACTTTTGAATTTGCTGAGAAAGATAAATTTACTgaacagctgcaggaaaaggtgTCTTCCCTGGAAAAAAAGCTAGAGAGAAATCTCTCAGGAGATGAACACGTGCGGGAGCTGCTCAAAGAG AAAGCTGCTCttgagcagaggctggaggagagcaggcagcaggtACTGACAGACAGGACACGGCACAGCGAGGCTGTGAACCGGTTGGAAACACAG AATAAAGAACTGGAAGAGAAACTACAGATTGCAACAGAAACAttgaaaaagagcaaagaagtAGCTGCTGACCGGGATCTGAAGATCCAGAAGCTA caaACTGATCTAGAGGATGAAAGAAATCAACTGCAGCAACAGATTTTAAGTGAGAAACATCAGTATGATCAGAAAGTTACTGGGCTGGAGTCTCAGATTGGTGCTCTTGAAAAGGCTTGGGAATTGGATAAAACAACAACTCAGCACAGGATT AGCCaattggaaaaggaaaatgaaaacctcAAGAGAAGCAAAGAAGAGTATGAGAGTTCTTTAAAACAACAGGAGTCTGAACTGAACAGGCTAAAG AATGAGAtgagcagcagagaaactgTCAGTGTGGAAATTGCCAAAGCACTGGAGGAAACACGGAAACAGAGAGAGGAATTGCAACAGCAG gtTTCACATCTGAATGTCCTAATAAAGGAGAAAGACCAGCTGATTGATGAAAAATGTGATCTGCTgctaaaacaaaaggaaaaactgaaccAACTCAGTCAAG ACCATGAAGCTGCCTTGCTGCAGGTGCATCAGTTACAGTTGGACATAGAAGCAAGTCAGAGCCAAGCAgtggagaaagaggaaacagcaagaaaagaaattgatGAGCTGAAGCTGCAGGTACAGGAGTGCCTGTTGGCCAGAGAGCATGAGAAAAATGTGAGTGCAGTTGGAAATCCATCCTGTCAGACTTCCCAGGAAAAGAGGGAG gtTTTAGAAATGGAGGAGTCAACGAGGGTCTTGAACAATGagcatttcccttctccagaaaACTCTGTGGTAGAACAGAACGGAGAGGTGGCAGCTGCAGATGTCATTCAACTTCAGAAGGATAACAGAGAGCTGGAACAGCAAATTGCTGAGAAAAACAAG ATGATAAAGCAGCTTCAGCAAAGAATGACAGAACTCAAGAAAACTCTCCAGAAAGAGCTG TTCCATGCTGGTTTGGGAACATACACAGAACACTGA